The following proteins are encoded in a genomic region of Cellulomonas sp. ES6:
- a CDS encoding BadF/BadG/BcrA/BcrD ATPase family protein, with protein sequence MSHLVAGVDVGGTKTRVRVETADGHEVADATAPTTGWRGTSFEVKAELIAQRLSALAEPRTATGLAAVAVGAHGCDLEEESEELRSRLEERLPGVLCVVVNDAELVAPAAGSPEAVGLIAGTGSVAVGRTPDGRRVHAGGWGWVVGDEGGAAGIVREAVRASLRAVEDGRRDPLPEQLCRALAVEHPLDLPGRLVAQDPATWSTHAALVFDAAAAGSAVAEQLVVEAGEALADLVHRVVSRGARATRVVAAGGVVVSQPALRDALRAGLRARHLPLPVDLLDAPPVAGALALARTALDRTSLSPRKALR encoded by the coding sequence GTGAGCCACCTCGTGGCCGGCGTCGACGTCGGCGGGACCAAGACCCGCGTGCGGGTGGAGACGGCCGACGGGCACGAGGTCGCGGACGCGACCGCCCCCACCACCGGCTGGCGCGGCACGTCCTTCGAGGTGAAGGCCGAGCTGATCGCCCAGCGGCTGTCCGCGCTCGCCGAGCCTCGGACGGCGACGGGCCTGGCAGCGGTCGCCGTCGGAGCCCACGGCTGCGACCTCGAGGAGGAGAGCGAGGAGCTGCGCTCGCGGCTCGAGGAGCGGCTGCCCGGCGTCCTGTGCGTCGTGGTGAACGACGCCGAGCTGGTCGCCCCCGCGGCCGGGTCCCCGGAGGCGGTGGGTCTGATCGCCGGGACCGGCTCGGTCGCGGTCGGCCGCACCCCCGACGGGCGCCGGGTCCACGCCGGTGGCTGGGGCTGGGTCGTCGGGGACGAGGGCGGCGCCGCCGGGATCGTGCGGGAGGCGGTGCGTGCGTCCCTGCGCGCCGTCGAGGACGGCCGTCGCGACCCCCTGCCGGAGCAGCTCTGCCGGGCGCTCGCGGTCGAGCACCCCCTCGACCTGCCCGGACGGCTCGTGGCGCAGGACCCCGCGACGTGGAGCACGCACGCAGCCCTCGTCTTCGACGCCGCGGCCGCCGGCTCGGCCGTCGCGGAGCAGCTCGTGGTCGAGGCCGGCGAGGCGCTCGCCGACCTGGTGCACCGGGTCGTCTCGCGTGGAGCGCGCGCCACCCGGGTCGTCGCCGCAGGCGGCGTGGTGGTGTCCCAGCCGGCGCTCCGCGACGCCCTGCGCGCCGGCCTCCGCGCCCGGCACCTGCCCCTGCCCGTCGACCTGCTCGACGCACCGCCCGTCGCCGGTGCGCTCGCCCTGGCGCGCACCGCCCTCGACCGCACCTCCCTCTCCCCACGAAAGGCACTGCGATGA
- a CDS encoding YfcC family protein yields MTQPSPSPTTTSAAAPTPPVRRRRRFALPNTYAILLALTAVVWALGFLVPAGQYDVVDGSPVPGSYHHVDLDASFGERVMDLFQAPVNGLYGVEDPGSGFVGPYESGSLTGAAGVFLFVLAIGAFIVTTTRTGAIDAGIGRVAARFRTRGAAVIVALMVLITLGGSTFGLGEETLGFYAILIPLLLSLGFDRMTAVGVVLVGSVVGNMASTVNPFMTGAASDAAGIPIGQGIGLRALLLVVFSGLAIAYVVRYSVRVRRDPSRSAVGFTTDDAELAAGVDAGSLVMTGRQKAVITLFAATFVFMVFALVPWAQVLHGPAAASYGWQLDWYFPELTALFLVMAVMIGLVGRMRGEALVGSVLAGASEFLGAALVIVLARGITVVMHNALMTDTVLHALEGVVSGAGGGAFGVLVYLVNVPMSFLVPSSSGLATLAMPVLAPLADFAGVGRDLVVTAFQCAVGTVALVTPTSAIVMGGLSLAKVPYGRYVRWVLPLLAVLVVGSIATVLLAAAV; encoded by the coding sequence ATGACGCAGCCCTCCCCGTCCCCGACCACCACCAGCGCCGCGGCCCCGACGCCCCCCGTGCGTCGCCGACGCCGCTTCGCCCTGCCGAACACCTACGCGATCCTGCTCGCGCTCACCGCCGTGGTGTGGGCGCTGGGGTTCCTGGTGCCCGCCGGCCAGTACGACGTCGTCGACGGGTCCCCCGTCCCCGGCTCGTACCACCATGTCGACCTCGACGCCTCGTTCGGCGAGCGGGTGATGGACCTGTTCCAGGCCCCGGTGAACGGCCTGTACGGCGTCGAGGACCCCGGCTCGGGGTTCGTGGGTCCGTATGAGTCGGGCAGCCTCACCGGAGCCGCCGGCGTGTTCCTGTTCGTGCTGGCGATCGGCGCCTTCATCGTGACCACGACCCGCACCGGAGCGATCGACGCCGGGATCGGTCGCGTGGCCGCCCGGTTCCGCACCCGAGGCGCGGCGGTGATCGTCGCCCTCATGGTGCTCATCACCCTCGGCGGGTCGACGTTCGGGCTCGGCGAGGAGACGCTCGGCTTCTACGCCATCCTCATCCCGCTGCTGCTCAGCCTCGGCTTCGACCGCATGACCGCCGTCGGTGTCGTCCTGGTCGGCTCGGTCGTCGGCAACATGGCCTCGACGGTGAACCCCTTCATGACCGGCGCGGCGTCCGACGCCGCCGGCATCCCGATCGGGCAGGGCATCGGCCTGCGCGCGCTGCTGCTGGTGGTGTTCAGCGGCCTGGCGATCGCGTACGTGGTGCGGTACTCCGTGCGGGTCCGCCGCGACCCCTCCCGGTCGGCGGTCGGGTTCACCACGGACGACGCCGAGCTCGCGGCGGGCGTGGACGCCGGGTCGCTGGTGATGACCGGCCGCCAGAAGGCGGTCATCACCCTGTTCGCAGCGACGTTCGTGTTCATGGTGTTCGCCCTCGTGCCCTGGGCGCAGGTCCTCCACGGCCCGGCCGCCGCATCGTACGGCTGGCAGCTGGACTGGTACTTCCCCGAGCTCACGGCGCTGTTCCTCGTGATGGCCGTCATGATCGGTCTCGTCGGCCGGATGCGGGGCGAGGCGCTCGTCGGGTCGGTGCTCGCGGGGGCGTCGGAGTTCCTCGGCGCCGCGCTCGTCATCGTCCTGGCGCGCGGCATCACCGTCGTGATGCACAACGCGCTCATGACGGACACCGTGCTGCACGCGCTCGAGGGCGTGGTGTCCGGCGCGGGGGGCGGGGCGTTCGGCGTCCTGGTCTACCTGGTGAACGTGCCGATGTCGTTCCTCGTGCCCAGCTCGTCGGGACTCGCGACCCTGGCGATGCCCGTCCTGGCGCCCCTGGCCGACTTCGCCGGTGTCGGGCGCGACCTCGTCGTGACGGCGTTCCAGTGCGCCGTCGGGACGGTGGCGCTCGTGACGCCGACCTCGGCGATCGTGATGGGCGGCCTGTCACTCGCGAAGGTGCCGTACGGGCGCTACGTGCGGTGGGTGCTCCCGCTCCTCGCCGTGCTGGTGGTGGGTTCGATCGCGACGGTGCTGCTCGCGGCAGCCGTGTGA
- a CDS encoding SDR family oxidoreductase, with the protein MPLASSADRTVLVTGASSGIGAAFARALAARGADVVLVARRLDRLRSLAAEIEAAHPVTATPLAADLASPTAGADLRAQVTSRGLRVTGLVNNAGFGTFGPFVDEDPERLLEEIAVDVTAPVQLTAAFLPGMVAAGNGFVINVASIAGYNPTPRMAVYGATKAFVLSFSEALWAETRGTGVTVFALSPGATSTEFNAVVGTDDATAGARMRTPDDVVATALAHLGRRDPGPSVIDGRGNRAASVAVRFMTRRAVARTTHWITDPARRRRGAEAPAGR; encoded by the coding sequence GTGCCCCTCGCCTCCTCCGCCGACCGGACCGTCCTCGTCACCGGGGCCTCGTCCGGCATCGGCGCCGCCTTCGCCCGGGCCCTCGCTGCCCGCGGTGCCGACGTCGTCCTCGTGGCCCGCCGCCTGGACCGGCTCCGGTCGCTCGCCGCCGAGATCGAGGCCGCCCACCCCGTCACCGCGACGCCGCTCGCCGCCGACCTCGCCTCCCCGACCGCCGGCGCGGACCTGCGCGCCCAGGTCACGTCACGCGGCCTGCGCGTGACCGGCCTGGTCAACAACGCCGGCTTCGGCACGTTCGGCCCGTTCGTCGACGAGGACCCGGAGCGCCTGCTCGAGGAGATCGCCGTCGACGTCACCGCGCCCGTGCAGCTCACCGCCGCGTTCCTGCCCGGCATGGTCGCCGCCGGGAACGGCTTCGTCATCAACGTCGCCAGCATCGCCGGGTACAACCCCACGCCGCGGATGGCCGTGTACGGCGCCACCAAGGCGTTCGTCCTCAGCTTCAGCGAGGCGCTCTGGGCCGAGACCCGTGGCACCGGGGTGACCGTCTTCGCGCTCTCCCCGGGCGCCACCAGCACCGAGTTCAACGCCGTCGTCGGCACCGACGACGCGACCGCGGGCGCCCGGATGCGCACCCCCGACGACGTCGTCGCGACCGCGCTCGCGCACCTCGGGCGTCGCGACCCCGGGCCGAGCGTCATCGACGGCCGAGGGAACCGGGCCGCGTCGGTGGCCGTCCGGTTCATGACGCGGCGCGCCGTCGCGCGGACGACGCACTGGATCACGGACCCCGCGCGGCGACGGCGCGGCGCGGAGGCTCCCGCCGGTCGGTGA
- a CDS encoding TetR/AcrR family transcriptional regulator, with protein MPDSASLWERSRQAAYAEITAVAMRLFLDQGFEQTTIDQIAATAGISRRSFFRYFGTKEDVVLGDLARDGERVREALEAVPVTTGPWEALREALAAVDALTGDRETMLRVATMMYETPSLRSRSIEKHLHWQELLVPDVRARLEHAGHDAAGAAVAATAIVASAIACLDVAGEQWTRSGGTGDLAALYDTAVAAVRSAA; from the coding sequence ATGCCGGACAGCGCGTCACTCTGGGAACGGTCGCGCCAGGCCGCGTACGCCGAGATCACCGCCGTCGCGATGCGGCTGTTCCTCGACCAGGGGTTCGAGCAGACGACGATCGACCAGATCGCCGCGACCGCCGGGATCTCCCGCCGGTCGTTCTTCCGGTACTTCGGGACCAAGGAGGACGTCGTGCTTGGCGACCTCGCCCGCGACGGGGAGCGCGTGCGCGAGGCGCTGGAGGCCGTGCCGGTCACGACCGGGCCCTGGGAGGCGTTGCGCGAGGCGCTCGCGGCGGTCGACGCGCTGACGGGGGACCGCGAGACGATGCTGCGGGTCGCGACGATGATGTACGAGACGCCGTCGCTGCGGTCCCGCAGCATCGAGAAGCACCTGCACTGGCAGGAGCTCCTCGTGCCGGACGTCCGGGCGCGGCTCGAGCACGCCGGCCACGACGCCGCCGGCGCGGCCGTCGCGGCGACCGCGATCGTCGCCAGCGCCATCGCCTGCCTGGACGTCGCGGGGGAGCAGTGGACGCGCAGCGGCGGCACCGGCGACCTCGCCGCGCTGTACGACACCGCCGTCGCGGCGGTCCGCTCCGCGGCCTGA